The DNA region CCCTGAAAAGGGCCTTTGTTTGGTCGAGTGAGCAAAGTTGTCGGTTTAACCCCCGAAGCCGTACAGAGTGCGGCCCTGCCTCTTCAGAGCGTACACCACGTCCATGGCGGTGACGGTCTTCCTCTTGGCGTGCTCGGTGTACGTGACGGCGTCACGGATGACGTTCTCCAGGAAGACCTTGAGCACACCGCGGGTCTCCTCGTAGATGAGACCGGAGATCCGCTTGACTCCCCCGCGGCGAGCCAGACGGCGGATAGCGGGCTTGGTGATTCCCTGGATGTTATCGCGGAGAACTTTACGGTGCCGCTTGGCGCCTCCTTTACCGAGACCTTTGCCTCCTTTTCCTCTGCcgctcattttgttttcttcttctgtggaaaCACAAAGACGAATGTGAGCGCGAGCTGCGGAGCGTCGCTTTTTATGTGTGAGCTGCGGACCTATGAGGAGCCGagctcagcagctcctcctACAAGCCAGATTGAGAACgttctttttaaaagcaataattgaactttgatgaaatgaaattattggCTGAATCAAACTCCGCTCAACAGAGTCTGAAAGgaacaaacatcaaataaatgtaGTTCTACTGGCTGTCATGTGAAGTTTGTGTTGATGCTTTTGTGCAGCTGAGGAACATGTGAGGGATTTCTGAACCAACTTTCACTCCATTTAACTTGTGACGGATCAAcatgaaaagttcattttatatATGATGTGGCTGTTTAAACATTGTGACTTTCCTGATTCATGGTGACAGGAAGTGAGCGCTGTGTGAGCCTTTTGCTGGCTTTCCATCTATTCATTTGTGAACAGTGAAGTAATAAGCAGCGGCCAAAGACTCGTGTAGCATAAAGACATtagatgagaagaaaaagagTGAAAGTTGATGTCTTCCACATATACTGGTATCCAGCCAAATGAGGTGAATCCTTTCTAAGAAGTGGAAATCCCATGACTGTTAAACTGCTGTACAACATGTGGCAGCTACATTAATTCATTAATAAGCCATATAGGTATAAATCGGTGTAAAAGTTTTGAAGCTGCGTGTATGAAGTAGAATGTGGGGTCAGTCAAAGTAAAGGACGAGCTCTTCAGCAGAATGTGTGTTGGCTCTTAAAAGAGCCTTTGGTGAGTAAAAAGCTGAAGCTGCTGTTTATTTCTTGGCCTTCTTCGCTGCGGCCTTCTTGGCTGCAGGTTTCTTTGCTGGACTTTTCTTGGCTGCGGCCTTGGGCTTCTTGACGGCGGCGGCCTTGGGTTTCTTGGCCGCGGCCTTCTTGGGGCTCTTGGCGGGCTTCTTGGCCGCTTTCTTGGCCGGAGCCTTCTTCGGGGACTTCttggctgctgctgccgccgctgctGCGGGTTTCTTGGCGGCGGGTTTCTTGGCCGCTGCGCTCTTCTTGGCGGCGGGCTTCTTGGCCTTGACGGGAGCCTTCTTCTTCACCACCTTCTTTTCCGGTTTAGCGGCTTTGGGCTCCTTGGCGAGCTTGAAGGAGCCGGAGGCCCCCGTGCCCTTAGTCTGGCTCAGGGTCCCTTTGGTGACCAGCTTGGTGACGGCGGTGTTGATGCGCTTGTTGGCCTTGCTCACGTCCACTCCTTTCCCGGCCAGCACCTTCTTGAGGGCCGCCAGGGACATCCCCTTGCGCTCCTTGGACTCGGCCACGGCGGCCACGATCAGTTTCGGGAGGCTGGGTCCGTCCTGCTTGGCCCGGGGAGCGGACTTCTTCTTCGGGGCTTTGGCCGGAGCCTT from Xiphophorus maculatus strain JP 163 A chromosome 14, X_maculatus-5.0-male, whole genome shotgun sequence includes:
- the LOC111610829 gene encoding histone H1-like → MAEEAPAAAPAKAPAKAPKKKSAPRAKQDGPSLPKLIVAAVAESKERKGMSLAALKKVLAGKGVDVSKANKRINTAVTKLVTKGTLSQTKGTGASGSFKLAKEPKAAKPEKKVVKKKAPVKAKKPAAKKSAAAKKPAAKKPAAAAAAAAKKSPKKAPAKKAAKKPAKSPKKAAAKKPKAAAVKKPKAAAKKSPAKKPAAKKAAAKKAKK
- the LOC102217251 gene encoding histone H4 is translated as MSGRGKGGKGLGKGGAKRHRKVLRDNIQGITKPAIRRLARRGGVKRISGLIYEETRGVLKVFLENVIRDAVTYTEHAKRKTVTAMDVVYALKRQGRTLYGFGG